The sequence below is a genomic window from bacterium.
GAGCGTCTGCCGATAGGACCTGCCACCAGTTGGCCTTGTTCAGCAGCTTCACGCTCTATTCCCTTATATCCTGTCGATTCATTCGCTAACCAAACAGATTGTATCTGACAATACAGTAGATAGCACGCAGCCCATCCCGCCAGCCGATCTTCTTGCCCTCAGTGTATGTTCTGCCTCGATATGAGATGCCCACCTCGTAAACCCTGGCCTTTGCCCTTGCCACCTTAGCGGTTACCTCGGCCTCAAAGCCGAACCTGTTCTCCTTGAGGTCGAGTGATTTGATGAGCGAGGTCCGAAACGCCTTGTAGCAGGTCTCCATATCGGACAGGTTGAGGCCGGTGAGCATATTGGAGAATATCGTAAGTAATCGGTTGCCGATATAGTGCCAGAAATAGAGGACCCTATGCTCCTCACTACCCTTGAAACGCGACCCATAGACCACGTCCGCCCTGTCCTCGAATATCGGCCGTAGGAGTTTGTGATACTCGCCAGGGTTGTACTCAAGGTCGGCGTCCTGCACAAGAATGACGTCGCCTGTCGTCGCTGCGAGGCCCGTCCTGAATGCCGCGCCTTTGCCCATATTCCTATCGTGAAAGAGCAGCTTTTGGATGTAGCGCTCGAGCTTGGGATAGACGTCTCTAGTGCCGTCCGTGGAGCAGTCATCGACCACGATGAGCTCTGAGGCAATGTCAACCTCCGAGACACGTCTAACGATCTCCGCTATCGTGTTCTTCTCGTTATAGACAGGAATAATAACAGAGACCTTCATCTGGGCAACCTCCTGATAGTCCGCAGCAGTGCAACATAACCCAACACAGTCCTCAGCAGCCTTAATTTTGCTCTTACCAAGCTTCCTATGTCAATTCTGCGTAATCTGTGGAGAGGTCTTTCTCGTATCAGTCCAGATACAGCGGGGACATCTTGGGGTGTTTGTCCGCAGATTCAGGGGATTAGATGATGACGAACTGACTGAGGGCAGATGTCGCGCATCTCAACTTGTCAGATGCCCTCCGCCAAGCGCCTATTGTTTCTTCGCCTCGGTCAGGCCAGGATTTGCGTGAGCACCCTGCTTAAACTCCGCTCGCCCATCTGACTCCGCCGACTTGAGGACGTAACTCCTCAAAAGCGACATCTGATCGATTGGGCCCTCACCAACGAACTCCGGGACCATCAGTCGCATCGCTCTGAGCGCACCTTGAAGGTCTCCACGGCCCACGGCCTCCTTGAGCATGTCGATCAGTTTACGTGTCCTGTGAACATCCCGCTCCTCGCCGCCAGCTGCAAGGATGTCTGAGTGCTCCGTGGCTTGTAGGTTCTCGCCCTTCAGAAGCAACTCCTCGAAGAGCTTCTCCCCAGCTCTCAACCCCGTATAGACGATCTCTATGTCCTCGCCCGGGGTAAGCCCTGAAAGCCTGATCAAGTCCTTCGCAAGGTCAACGATCCGTATCTGCTCCCCCATCTTGAGCACGAATACCTCTCCCCCCTTGCCCATCGTGGCCGCCTCGAGAACCAGCTGAACTGCCTCAGGAATTGTCATGAAATAGCGCGTAACCTCGGGATGCGTAACCGTCACGGGGCCGCCCTGACGAATCTGTCGCATGAAAAGAGGAACTACACTGCCGGTCGAGCCCAACACGTTCCCAAACCTCACGATCATGAACGCCGTCTTCTGAGAATCTACGCAATCATGAACATATAACTCTGCCAACCGCTTCGAGGCGCCCATTATGCTAGTCGGATTAACCGCCTTATCCGTCGAGATCAGCACAAAGGACTCCGAGCCCCACTTAATTGCCGCCTCAGCGAGCGTTGCAGTCCCGATCACATTGTTCTTGAAAGCCTCCAATGCATTCCTTTCCATCAGCGGGACATGCTTGTGAGCGGCGGCATGGAAAATGAACTGCGGTCTTGACTCCCTGAATATCTCGTCAACGCGAACAGCATCCACGATGTCGGCTACCATTGCAGTGTGCCTGACCTTCGGCACCATCTCGCGTTCCAGCTCGTAGTCAATCGCATAGAGGCAGTTCTCAGCCTGCTCAACCAGAATCAGGACTGCCGGGTCGTACTTCGCCGCTTGCCTACAAAGCTCCGACCCTATCGACCCACCCGCACCGGTCACAAGAACCCTCTTACCACGGATAGATTGCAGTATGCGCTCCGCGTTCAAGCGAATCGGAGGCCTCCGCAGGAGGTCCTCGACCTGCACATCTCGAATCTGGTTCACGGAGACCATCCCCTTGATTATGTCCCCCAAAGGCGGCAGCGTCCTGAACTTGATGTCCGCCGCCTTGCAGACGTTAATGATCCGCCTAACCTGCGCCCCGCTGGCCTTTGGCATCGCGATTATGACCTCATCCACCTGCTTCTCGGCCGCTATGTTGCCCACCTCTGCGATTGAGCCCAGCACAGGCACGCCGTGAATCCGGTTCCCGACCAAGTCAGGGTCTTCCGTGATCAGGCCAACTAACTCCAACCCAACCGAAGGGTTGCTGAATATCTCCCTGATGAGCATCTCGGCGGGGTCTCCATCTCCAACGACTAACACCTTGCGACTCGCCTTCGGCTGCTCAGAGACAATCAGCCGGTAGCCTCTGGCAAGGAACCTCACCGCGCCGACAGCAAAGATCGTCAGCAACCAATCAATGATGAACACTGGGGCGGGACTGTCGGTGCGGCCATAGAGGATTATGACGACCATGATGATAAGAACTGTGGCTATGCACGTGGCTCGGATGATGACGAGGAGGTCGGCCATGCTGGCGTATCGCCATACGCCCCTGTAACAGCCCGAGAAATAGTAGGCGGCGAGTTTTATACCAATCACTAGAATAATCGTGTTTTGGAAGAGCCTGGCCTCCAGGTGCGGCAGCGGGAACTCAAACTTCAGATAGAACGCCAGAAGATAGCAACCTGCGATGGCCAGAGAATCAGCAAACATCAGCAGGAGTCTCTTCTCCCTGGACGTCAGATCACGCATTCAGCCATCCTTCTAACGCAGACCATATTCGTCGGCCCCAAGGCCTTTCTTGCAATAGTAGTGCCAAGCAAAACGCCTTTATCCCTTCGGCGGTGTTAGCATCTTCAAAATGCTCTGCACCTCTGAGATGCGAAAAGGCTTCACCATCACGGAGTTTGCCCCGAAGCTCAATGCCTTTTCGACCATCTCACGGTTTCTAACACCCGTCATGACGACTATGATCACCTCGGGAAACGCTGACTTGATTTTCTTGATCGCCTCGCACCCGTCCAAGACAGGCATGTACAAATCCATGAAAACCACATCGTATTTCTTGCTCTGGGCCATCTCGAGACCCTGTTGTCCGTTGTAGGCTACGTCAACGTGGTACTTGGCTTTCGGCAAAGCATCGACAATCACGTCGCATACCGGCTGCTCGTCGTCAACTACAAGAATGTTAAATGCCTTCTGCCGCATTTGAACTCTCCATCATTACGGCCAAACGAAACTGTTAGAGAACGATTCGCACTGCTCACGCCCGCCTTGGACGTGAATACGCATAGACCTTATAGTATGGCTTGTGGACATCAACCTCGTTGAGAACCGCTCCCAAAACACGACACCCAACGTTCTCAAGCATCTGCACCGCTAGCGACATCTGTTGCCTCGAGGTCCTCCCCGCCCTGATGACAAGGACAACGCCGCCCACAATCGTGCCCAGCACGACCGCGTCCGTCAGCCCAATTAGAGGAGGTGAGTCCACGAGCACCACGTCGAAATCATCTGACAACGTCGCCAACAGCTCTCGCACCGAGGAAGATGACAATATCTCGGCCGGATTCGGCGGCGTGGGCCCACTAGGAAGAACATGTAACCTCTCGAAAACCGTGTGGCTGATGGCCGAATCTGGGTCCAGGCCGTCAAGGACTACGTTCGTAACGCCCAGGGAGTTGTCGACCCCCATGAACTCATGAAGCACAGAGTGCCTGAGGTCCATGTCCACAAGTATCGTCTTCTTGCCAGCGTTGGCCAGCGCGATGCCTAGATTCGCGACGATAGTGGACTTCCCCTCACTTGCCGAGGGGCTAGTGATAAGAAAACTGTTTACGCCATCCTGCTTCATCTGAACAAGGAGATTAGTCCTGAGAGCCCTGTATGCCTCAACAGAAGGGTCCTCGCTCGTGAACACATCCAGGCCCTGAAGGAGCTGCTGCTCATCCACGCCTTTGGCAAGCCGCATCATGTGCTTGCGACTCGTCTGCGCAAACAGCAGCTGTTCCTCGGCAGAAGAGACGCCGGTGCCCTCCCTGATATCAAGCGCGCAGCCAAGCCTCTCAAGTTCCTCCTTCGCCGCCTGTGCAGAGTCAAAATTCATTCTGCGAAATGAAAACGGAGGGCTTTTGATAGCATGTTCGATCTCTTCCATCCTGGCGCCTTTGCAGAACTTGGAGAGCTTCTCGATGATCGCTCGAACATCAGCGTCCGACGATATCTCCTTTACACAGACCATATATGACTTCTGCGGCTTATCTTTTTTCATTGCCTCTCTCTCCGCCCGCCCTTACGAGCCATCTGTGCCCTGACGTTGGCAAAACTGAGAGCTCGCTCTGTCCCCGACTCAAATCTGGGAATCACGCCCACTACC
It includes:
- a CDS encoding glycosyltransferase family 2 protein, with amino-acid sequence MKVSVIIPVYNEKNTIAEIVRRVSEVDIASELIVVDDCSTDGTRDVYPKLERYIQKLLFHDRNMGKGAAFRTGLAATTGDVILVQDADLEYNPGEYHKLLRPIFEDRADVVYGSRFKGSEEHRVLYFWHYIGNRLLTIFSNMLTGLNLSDMETCYKAFRTSLIKSLDLKENRFGFEAEVTAKVARAKARVYEVGISYRGRTYTEGKKIGWRDGLRAIYCIVRYNLFG
- a CDS encoding nucleoside-diphosphate sugar epimerase/dehydratase, with product MRDLTSREKRLLLMFADSLAIAGCYLLAFYLKFEFPLPHLEARLFQNTIILVIGIKLAAYYFSGCYRGVWRYASMADLLVIIRATCIATVLIIMVVIILYGRTDSPAPVFIIDWLLTIFAVGAVRFLARGYRLIVSEQPKASRKVLVVGDGDPAEMLIREIFSNPSVGLELVGLITEDPDLVGNRIHGVPVLGSIAEVGNIAAEKQVDEVIIAMPKASGAQVRRIINVCKAADIKFRTLPPLGDIIKGMVSVNQIRDVQVEDLLRRPPIRLNAERILQSIRGKRVLVTGAGGSIGSELCRQAAKYDPAVLILVEQAENCLYAIDYELEREMVPKVRHTAMVADIVDAVRVDEIFRESRPQFIFHAAAHKHVPLMERNALEAFKNNVIGTATLAEAAIKWGSESFVLISTDKAVNPTSIMGASKRLAELYVHDCVDSQKTAFMIVRFGNVLGSTGSVVPLFMRQIRQGGPVTVTHPEVTRYFMTIPEAVQLVLEAATMGKGGEVFVLKMGEQIRIVDLAKDLIRLSGLTPGEDIEIVYTGLRAGEKLFEELLLKGENLQATEHSDILAAGGEERDVHRTRKLIDMLKEAVGRGDLQGALRAMRLMVPEFVGEGPIDQMSLLRSYVLKSAESDGRAEFKQGAHANPGLTEAKKQ
- a CDS encoding response regulator — protein: MRQKAFNILVVDDEQPVCDVIVDALPKAKYHVDVAYNGQQGLEMAQSKKYDVVFMDLYMPVLDGCEAIKKIKSAFPEVIIVVMTGVRNREMVEKALSFGANSVMVKPFRISEVQSILKMLTPPKG
- a CDS encoding CpsD/CapB family tyrosine-protein kinase, producing the protein MKKDKPQKSYMVCVKEISSDADVRAIIEKLSKFCKGARMEEIEHAIKSPPFSFRRMNFDSAQAAKEELERLGCALDIREGTGVSSAEEQLLFAQTSRKHMMRLAKGVDEQQLLQGLDVFTSEDPSVEAYRALRTNLLVQMKQDGVNSFLITSPSASEGKSTIVANLGIALANAGKKTILVDMDLRHSVLHEFMGVDNSLGVTNVVLDGLDPDSAISHTVFERLHVLPSGPTPPNPAEILSSSSVRELLATLSDDFDVVLVDSPPLIGLTDAVVLGTIVGGVVLVIRAGRTSRQQMSLAVQMLENVGCRVLGAVLNEVDVHKPYYKVYAYSRPRRA